The genomic DNA TAATCAAAGTCCGATGAATCAATTGGCGGAAATTGGGATTGCGCCAATTGTAGGACCGGAAGTCATTACAGGATCAACTAGAATGAAAGCGGGTTCAGCACAGAAAATGGTGTTAAATATGTTTTCAACAGGGATTATGGTTAAAGTAGGGAATATCTATCAAAATTTGATGGTCAACGTACAACCAACGAACGAAAAATTAATTCAACGTGCCACGAATATCATTAAAGAAGCAGCAGAAATCGAGGAATCGCAAGCCAAAGAATACTTGGAGGCAGCACAGCTAGAAGTGGCACCAGCCATTGTAATGGCGAAAGCCCACGTTGATTTTCAAAAAGCCAAACAACTATTAGCAGAACATGACGGACGGATTTCAGAAGTTTTAGCATAGAAGTGGTGAACAATGAATCAAATCGCAATTCAAGAAACAATTCAGAGACTGATTAATCAGCAAGTCGTTCCGGGTGTCGCTTGGGGGACGATCACAGAAGATAGCTTATCAGAACAGTATACGGGCTTTTTAGGTAATACTGGTCCATTTGCAAGACAAAAGATTTCATCAGCTAGCCTGTATGATTTAGCGTCCTTAACGAAAGTTATTGGGACAACAAATCGAATGTTACAATTAATCGATACAAATCAGCTTACTTTTTCAACCACTGTGGGGGAAATCCTACCTGATTATCAAGGACTATCTTGTTCGATTGGGGAGCTTCTACTGCATCAGAGCGGACTGCCAGCTGATGTTGTCGATAAGAAAAATGTCACAAAAAAAAGCTTGCAAGAAATCATTTTAACGCATTCGTTATCTGAACGAGGGAAAACCACTTATTCTGATTTAGGGTATTACTTATTGGGAGAAATTATTCAAGTATTGGATCGCTGCTCATTAGAAGAGAGCTTTCAAACATACGTATTTCAACCAATGAACCTACAGCATACAAGTTTTACGGTCAGCGATTTTGCCCAGGCAGTGCCCACAGAGATTACAAAACAACGCGGCGTTATTCAGGGAGTGGTCCACGATTCGAAAGCCTATCAACTAAAAGCGCCAATCGGCAGTGCAGGTTTATTTGCAACTTTACCAGATTTACTCACTTTTGTTCAGTGTTTTATGAACAATCGCTACCCGTCTGGCAAACCATTATTTTCTGAAAAAATGTTCGATGCTCTCTGGTCTATGAATCAAGGGGGCCGTACATTTGGTTGGGAAGTGAAAAAGACGCAAGCAGGGGCAGGCTATTTGTATCATACTGGCTTTACTGGAACGGCGATTGGTATGAAAAAAGAGACCAAAGAAGCCCTAATTTTGTTGACGAATCGGATTCATCCCACTCGTGAAGAACGTGGCTTTCTGAAAGCACGAACAAAAATTTATCAGCAGTATTTTTAGGAGGAAATGATGAAACCAAAATTAATTTTAATGAGCCATGGACGGATGGCAGAAGAAACCTTAGCTTCTACTCAAATGATTGTCGGGGAATTAGCAGACGCTGCGATTGTGTCAATGACCGCAGAAGATGGCTTGAGCGGCACGCAAGCAAAACTGGCAGCAATCTTAAAAGAAGCTGGCAATGTCCCGACGCTTGTATTAGCTGATTTAAAAGGAGGAACACCTTGTAATGTGGCTATGATGGCCATGGGCACTTATCCGCAATTGCGAGTGGTCGCCGGACTTAATTTAGCAATGGCAATTGAAGCAGCCGTGTCACCTGTGGAAAATGTGGATGAATTAGCTGCATATTTAACGCAAATTGGCCAATCTGCGGTGACCACGATTGACTTACCTGAACTAACAGATGAAGAAGAATTTGAAGAATAGCAAAAAGGTGTTGTCTCAAGGACAACACCTTTTTTAAGAACCAGGGATATTCCGCGGTTCGTTTTTGGTTGTAACAAAGAAAAAGAATAGGCTCAGTAAAATAACTAGGATGCCATCGTTAAACATCGGATTTACGAAGTTTAAAATAGCACTTAAGATAACTGGCACGGTAGCACAATACGTAATAATTTTTAAACAATCAATCAAACGTAAAGAATAAAAACGTAATTTTGAATAGAGAGATGCACCGATAGCGGCAATCAGTAAGTCTAAAACTAAACCGATTAGAACAGGGTAGATAGCCACTAAAAAGACAATGAGTTTTGTCCACCAGGGGATCGCTGCTTCACTTAGCGCAGTCTTGATACTCTGAGCGTTAACGCCATCTAAGGTTCCTTTACTATAGGGGAAGATAAATTGGTCGGTGCCTAGAATTGATTCAGTTGCGCCTGAATTTGGTAAGGCGACTACAAATTCATCTTGTAAAAAAGCCAAACCAAACGCATTACCAATTAAATCCTTTTGGACATCAGCGGCTGTACGCTTTCCATCTGGATCAAACGTAAAAATAATCGAGTCGGTTTGATAAATAAAACCAGATTCTTTGGCCTTTGTTTGCAACGTGCCATTTTCAATAGA from Enterococcus faecalis includes the following:
- a CDS encoding DUF1189 domain-containing protein, whose protein sequence is MNTLQLFKQAFFSVSELRHAKKMAFWKVILYAVFLSAILALPITKQVFSVLQEVQQDGQKIAEKLPDFSIENGTLQTKAKESGFIYQTDSIIFTFDPDGKRTAADVQKDLIGNAFGLAFLQDEFVVALPNSGATESILGTDQFIFPYSKGTLDGVNAQSIKTALSEAAIPWWTKLIVFLVAIYPVLIGLVLDLLIAAIGASLYSKLRFYSLRLIDCLKIITYCATVPVILSAILNFVNPMFNDGILVILLSLFFFFVTTKNEPRNIPGS
- a CDS encoding PTS sugar transporter subunit IIA is translated as MKPKLILMSHGRMAEETLASTQMIVGELADAAIVSMTAEDGLSGTQAKLAAILKEAGNVPTLVLADLKGGTPCNVAMMAMGTYPQLRVVAGLNLAMAIEAAVSPVENVDELAAYLTQIGQSAVTTIDLPELTDEEEFEE
- a CDS encoding serine hydrolase domain-containing protein, with translation MNQIAIQETIQRLINQQVVPGVAWGTITEDSLSEQYTGFLGNTGPFARQKISSASLYDLASLTKVIGTTNRMLQLIDTNQLTFSTTVGEILPDYQGLSCSIGELLLHQSGLPADVVDKKNVTKKSLQEIILTHSLSERGKTTYSDLGYYLLGEIIQVLDRCSLEESFQTYVFQPMNLQHTSFTVSDFAQAVPTEITKQRGVIQGVVHDSKAYQLKAPIGSAGLFATLPDLLTFVQCFMNNRYPSGKPLFSEKMFDALWSMNQGGRTFGWEVKKTQAGAGYLYHTGFTGTAIGMKKETKEALILLTNRIHPTREERGFLKARTKIYQQYF